From Lycium ferocissimum isolate CSIRO_LF1 chromosome 12, AGI_CSIRO_Lferr_CH_V1, whole genome shotgun sequence, one genomic window encodes:
- the LOC132040005 gene encoding protein STRUBBELIG-RECEPTOR FAMILY 6-like: MWGSVFLFIFKFLKLLTRYVLMIRFLSFSFSKIAGLGLSGSMGYQLVSLKSVTDFDISNNNIGGIQLPYQLPPNVQRLNLADSSFSGGLPRSISQLTSLQYLNVSHNKIQGSVIVSFDSISALNTLDFSFNSMRGNLPQSFQSLTSMNKIKSFRTSIFLFAELLSIIEVLLL, from the exons ATGTGGGGTTCGGTCTTCCTTTTTatcttcaaatttttgaaattattgaCTAGGTATGTGCTGATGATCAGgtttctttcattttccttcaGCAAGATAGCAGGTCTTGGGCTCTCAGGTTCAATGGGGTACCAGCTAGTTAGTCTAAAATCTGTGACCGATTT TGACATAAGCAATAACAATATTGGGGGGATCCAGTTACCTTACCAGCTTCCTCCAAATGTGCAAAGATT AAACCTTGCTGATAGTAGTTTTAGTGGTGGCCTCCCACGTTCCATTTCACAGCTGACCTCCCTCCAGTATTT AAATGTcagtcacaataaaatccaaGGATCAGTGATTGTCTCGTTTGACTCGATATCTGCTCTTAACACATT GGATTTCTCTTTCAATTCTATGAGGGGTAATCTTCCTCAAAGCTTCCAGTCACTAACGAGTATGAACAAAATTAAGAGTTTTCGTACTTCCATCTTTTTATTTGCCGAGCTTCTATCAATTATAGAAGTTTTATTGTTATAA
- the LOC132040666 gene encoding RING-H2 finger protein ATL3-like produces the protein MEDVSSNTSGKLDESDLLALLGKIMVGLIFLVVVFILFFHIYTKWFLNRQQQQDTGDDSNGDTWRKVNGQGLDPTILETIPVVVFDSKEFKDGAILECTICLCEFTDGDKMRCLPKCNHGFHVECIDTWLQCHSTCPLCRNPILTTGELPLETVESEVSGSGTAELPNFPTNVLFWGNETQVSTLCNPCLDSTVASTSNNRSHGMLVVDIPGRVSEEEESRYVMPERLKRLVRLLSGNRRVINPYSSRNIDIEQGSRSPS, from the coding sequence ATGGAAGATGTTTCAAGCAATACTAGTGGTAAATTAGATGAGTCTGATTTATTAGCTCTTCTAGGAAAGATTATGGTGGGGTTAATCTTCTTAGTAGtggttttcatattgtttttccACATTTACACTAAATGGTTCTTGAATCGCCAGCAACAGCAAGATACAGGCGATGACTCTAACGGCGACACTTGGCGAAAAGTGAATGGTCAGGGACTGGACCCCACCATTCTTGAAACAATTCCTGTCGTTGTATTTGATTCTAAAGAGTTTAAAGATGGAGCAATATTGGAATGTACTATTTGTCTGTGTGAGTTTACTGATGGTGATAAGATGAGATGTTTACCAAAATGTAATCATGGGTTTCATGTTGAATGTATTGACACGTGGCTTCAGTGTCATTCCACGTGTCCTCTTTGTCGTAACCCCATTTTGACAACTGGCGAATTGCCATTGGAGACAGTGGAATCAGAGGTTTCGGGTTCGGGTACCGCAGAGTTGCCTAATTTCCCAACCAATGTGTTATTTTGGGGAAATGAGACTCAAGTTAGTACCTTGTGTAATCCTTGTTTGGACTCGACAGTAGCTTCGACGAGTAATAATCGATCACATGGAATGTTGGTAGTCGATATTCCAGGGCGGGTTAGTGAAGAGGAAGAATCGAGATATGTAATGCCTGAAAGACTGAAGCGTTTGGTGAGGCTTTTGAGCGGGAATAGGAGGGTAATTAACCCTTATAGTTCGCGAAATATAGATATAGAACAAGGGAGTAGAAGCCCGAGTTAG